DNA from Kitasatospora herbaricolor:
CCCGGACCACCTGGCGGCCAACGTCGCCGCCGGGGCCCTGCGCCTGACCACGGACGATCTGGCCCTGCTGGACGCCCTTCACCGGCGCGGGGCCTGACCGGTGGCGGACGCTCCGACGGCGGACGCCCCCGTCGGCACGGTCGGCGCGCTGTGGCGCTACCCCGTCAAGTCGATGCTCGGGGAGCGGATCCCCGCCGCGGAGGTGACCGACCGCGGGCTCGCGGGCGACCGGCGCCTCGCCCTGCTCGACCGGGAGAGCGGCAAGGTGGCCAGTGCCAAGACCCCGCGACTGTGGCGGTCCCTGCTCACCTGCACGGCCGTCCGGGCGGGGCAGGCCACGCGGATCACCGGTCCGGCCGGCGAGACCCTGCTCAGCACCGACGCCGGCGTCGACGAGGCGCTCTCCGCGATCGTCGGCCGGCCCGTCACCCTGACCGGCCGGCCCCCGGACGGGGCCGAGCTGGACCGGTCCAGGCCCGAAGAGGTCCTGGCGGAGGGTCTGGAGGCGGAGGTGGCGGCCGACGTCGTCCGGTTCGGCTCGGCGGCCCCGCCGGGGACGTTCTTCGACTTCGCCCCCGTCCACCTGCTGACCACCTCCACCCTGGAGCGGCTGGCGGCCCTCGGCCCGCGCGGCGTCGCCGAGGTGGAGCGCTACCGCCCCAACCTGGTGATCGACACCCCCGGTAAGGGATTCGTCGAGCAGCGGTGGGTCGGCCGGGACCTGCGGATCGGCGACCGGCTCGTGCTGCGGGTGATGGCCTCCACCCCCCGCTGCGCGGTGCCCACCCTCGTGCACGGCGACCTGCCCCGGGACGCCGACGCCCTGCGGACGCCGGCCGTGCACAACCGCGTCCCGGCCCTGCCCGGGCGGCCGCCGGAACCCTGCGTCGGGGTGTACGCCCAGGTGCTGCGGCCCGGCCCGGTCCGGGCGGGGGACACCGTCCGGTTCTGACGGCACCCCGGGCGGCCCCGTACGACAGCAGCCGCAGGCCTGGGCCTGCGGCTGCTGTTCCGTCGAGCTGCCCCGACGTCCGGGTTCACCGTCCGGGGATCACCCCCGGCGCGGCCGCCCGCCACTCCCCGCGCAGTGGCGGCCGGCGTCAGTCGAGGCGGGTGCCCGCCACCGGCATGAAGGTGGCGTCCGGCGACGGGAGGTACCAGAAGCAGTAGTTGCCGCGACCGTAGTAGTCGTCGCCGTAGGAGAGCAGGTACTCGCCGGTGGTCGGGCCCACGATGCCGTCCGCCCCGTTCGCGGAGGTGGCCCAGAACCGGTTCTGGAACGTCTTCACCGCGGCGAAGGTCTTCGGGCCC
Protein-coding regions in this window:
- a CDS encoding MOSC domain-containing protein, yielding MADAPTADAPVGTVGALWRYPVKSMLGERIPAAEVTDRGLAGDRRLALLDRESGKVASAKTPRLWRSLLTCTAVRAGQATRITGPAGETLLSTDAGVDEALSAIVGRPVTLTGRPPDGAELDRSRPEEVLAEGLEAEVAADVVRFGSAAPPGTFFDFAPVHLLTTSTLERLAALGPRGVAEVERYRPNLVIDTPGKGFVEQRWVGRDLRIGDRLVLRVMASTPRCAVPTLVHGDLPRDADALRTPAVHNRVPALPGRPPEPCVGVYAQVLRPGPVRAGDTVRF